In Camelus dromedarius isolate mCamDro1 chromosome 3, mCamDro1.pat, whole genome shotgun sequence, one DNA window encodes the following:
- the FBXL7 gene encoding F-box/LRR-repeat protein 7 — MGANNGKQYGSEGKGSSSISSDVSSSTDHTPTQAQKNVATSEDSDLSMRTLSTPSPALICPPNLPGFQNGRGSSTSSSSITGETVAMVHSPPPTRLTHPLIRLASRPQKEQASIERLPDHALVQVFSFLPTNQLCRCARVCRRWYNLAWDPRLWRTIRLTGETINVDRALKVLTRRLCQDTPNVCLMLETVSVSGCRRLTDRGLYTIAQCCPELRRLEVSGCYNISNEAVFDVVSLCPNLEHLDVSGCSKVTCISLTREASIKLSPLHGKQISIRYLDMTDCFVLEDEGLHTIAAHCTQLTHLYLRRCVRLTDEGLRYLMIYCTSIKELSVSDCRFVSDFGLREIAKLESRLRYLSIAHCGRVTDVGIRYVAKYCSKLRYLNARGCEGITDHGVEYLAKNCTKLKSLDIGKCPLVSDTGLECLALNCFNLKRLSLKSCESITGQGLQIVAANCFDLQMLNVQDCEVSVEALRFVKRHCKRCVIEHTNPAFF; from the exons ACTCCGACCTGAGCATGCGCACATTGAGcacgcccagcccagccctgataTGTCCACCGAACCTGCCGGGATTTCAGAATGGAAGGGGCTCGTCCACCTCCTCGTCCTCCATCACCGGGGAGACGGTGGCCATGGTCCACTCCCCGCCCCCGACCCGCCTCACCCACCCGCTCATCCGGCTGGCCTCCAGACCGCAGAAGGAGCAGGCCAGCATCGAGCGCCTGCCGGACCACGCCCTGGTGCAGGTCTTCTCCTTCCTGCCCACCAACCAGCTGTGCCGCTGCGCCCGCGTGTGCCGCCGCTGGTACAACCTGGCCTGGGACCCGCGGCTCTGGAGGACTATCCGCCTGACGGGCGAGACCATCAACGTGGACCGCGCCCTCAAGGTGCTGACCCGCAGGCTCTGCCAGGACACACCCAACGTCTGCCTCATGCTGGAAACCGTCAGTGTCAGTGGCTGCAGGCGGCTCACGGACCGAGGTCTTTACACCATTGCCCAGTGCTGCCCGGAGCTGAGGCGGCTGGAAGTCTCCGGCTGTTACAATATCTCCAACGAGGCGGTCTTCGACGTGGTGTCCCTCTGTCCCAACCTGGAGCACCTGGATGTGTCAG GGTGCTCCAAAGTGACCTGCATCAGCTTGACCCGGGAGGCCTCCATTAAACTGTCCCCCTTGCATGGCAAACAGATTTCCATCCGCTACCTGGACATGACGGACTGCTTCGTGCTGGAGGACGAAGGCCTGCACACCATCGCGGCTCACTGCACGCAGCTCACCCACCTGTATCTGCGCCGCTGCGTCCGCCTCACCGACGAGGGCCTGCGCTACCTGATGATCTACTGCACCTCCATCAAGGAGCTGAGCGTCAGCGACTGCCGCTTCGTCAGCGACTTCGGCCTGCGCGAGATCGCCAAGCTGGAGTCCCGCCTGCGGTACCTCAGCATCGCGCACTGCGGCCGCGTCACCGACGTGGGCATCCGCTACGTGGCCAAGTACTGCAGCAAGCTGCGCTACCTCAACGCGAGGGGCTGCGAGGGCATCACGGACCACGGCGTGGAGTACCTCGCCAAGAACTGCACGAAACTCAAGTCCCTGGACATCGGCAAATGCCCTCTGGTCTCCGACACCGGCCTGGAGTGCCTGGCCCTGAATTGCTTCAATCTCAAGCGACTCAGCCTCAAGTCGTGCGAGAGCATCACCGGCCAGGGCTTGCAGATCGTGGCGGCCAACTGCTTCGATCTCCAGATGCTGAACGTCCAGGACTGCGAGGTGTCCGTGGAGGCCCTGCGGTTTGTGAAACGCCACTGCAAGCGCTGCGTCATCGAGCACACCAACCCTGCCTTCTTCTGA